The genomic window CCCAAACGCGCCATTTTGACCCACATCAACCACAAATTCGACCATTCCCAGGTTTCCAAAGACCTTCCCGAAAATGTGGAACTGGCCTATGACGGGCTAACTGTTGAAGTTTAGCTACTAGAAATACTGGCAAAAACTGAAACTTTGAAAAAAATTGCCACACAATTCACGCGATCAATTTAGATCCTTTCCAGCCAAATACTATCACTGCACATACAACGCAGTTCACTATTTCATTGAAGTATGCTCCACAGTTTCCTTTGCGCTCAGCAGGCAATCGGTTACGAGTGTATCAATTAGTTCTTTCTCTGATCGTATTTTAACTCTGCTTAAGGAACCGCAAAGTGATAGAGAGCAAATACCATGTGCTCCCGCCCATAAAATTCTAGCAGTATTATATGCTTTATCAGCATTATTGTTTAAAACTGGAAGTAACGCCTCTTCTATCGTCAAAAAGATCGCTTCAATCTTTTTTTCATAAAATGAAGGAATAATAAATTCGTCGTCATAATGATACTCAAAAAGTGCGCTCCAAAAATGAGGGTTGGTCTTGTGAAAATTAATATATGAATATACTAATTCATTAATTATAGCTTCTGGTTTATTTTCTCTTTTTACTTTTTTTAGCCTTTTGTGTAAATCACCAAGGGTATGGGCATTGACGTGAATAACAATATCATCTATCCCCTTCAAAACCTTATATACCATGCCCACAGCGCATTCCGCCCTTTTTGCAATTTCTCTAACGTTAAGAGCTGACAAGCCTTGGTCGGCAACAATATTTTTTGCCACAACAATAATTTTTTCTTTAAGATTCTCTTGATTGTGGACAAAGCCGGCTTTCATTCATACCTCTCTTTATTATTGTTTTTTAAAGAATAACCTGTTTTTTTCGAAAATTGAAGATTTTTCTTGAACATTGTTCACGCCCATGCTATCTTTACACCATGAACGTTGTTCACAATCTTTTCAACCTGTGCGCAGCGTACAGTTTTTTATCGGGTCGAATTCAATTACAAAGGAGGAAAACACAATGCAAACACACAAGTTCATATCACTACTGCTGGCAGGATTACTCCTAACAACGCAGTCCGCATTTGCTGGACACAGTCTAGAGCACAGCGTCCAGGGCTCTAAACATGCTTCGCAAGCAGTGGCGCATTCCGTAGTGGGTGCGGCA from Nitrospinaceae bacterium includes these protein-coding regions:
- a CDS encoding TetR family transcriptional regulator produces the protein MKAGFVHNQENLKEKIIVVAKNIVADQGLSALNVREIAKRAECAVGMVYKVLKGIDDIVIHVNAHTLGDLHKRLKKVKRENKPEAIINELVYSYINFHKTNPHFWSALFEYHYDDEFIIPSFYEKKIEAIFLTIEEALLPVLNNNADKAYNTARILWAGAHGICSLSLCGSLSRVKIRSEKELIDTLVTDCLLSAKETVEHTSMK